The following coding sequences are from one Capsicum annuum cultivar UCD-10X-F1 chromosome 3, UCD10Xv1.1, whole genome shotgun sequence window:
- the LOC107862333 gene encoding PLASMODESMATA CALLOSE-BINDING PROTEIN 3 isoform X3 has protein sequence MSAFVFALLLLAMAGHSNAAWCACKGLSDSVLQKTLDYACGAGADCNPIHQNGPCFNPNSVRAHCNFAVNSYFQKKGQAAGSCDFSGTATVTATDPSPAGCVYPATASTTPTTTGPTTGTANTGGSPYVTNPNSGVLGGVNNGLGPSGAGMNTDISHGGISFQQGTLFSFMTVTSIISALALF, from the exons ATGTCTGCTTTTGTATTTGCACTCCTCCTTTTGGCCATGGCCGGCCACTCAA ATGCTGCATGGTGCGCTTGCAAAGGATTGAGTGATTCAGTGTTGCAAAAGACACTGGACTATGCTTGTGGAGCCGGGGCGGATTGCAACCCGATCCATCAAAACGGACCTTGTTTTAACCCGAATAGCGTAAGAGCTCACTGCAATTTTGCTGTAAACAGCTATTTCCAGAAGAAGGGCCAAGCTGCCGGGTCATGTGATTTTTCTGGCACCGCCACTGTTACCGCAACTGACCCCA GCCCAGCTGGCTGTGTTTATCCTGCTACTGCAAG CACCACTCCGACGACCACCGGCCCCACCACGGGCACAGCCAACACCGGCGGATCTCCTTACGTTACAAATCCAAACTCAGGCGTATTAGGAGGTGTCAACAACGGTTTAGGCCCGTCGGGTGCTGGCATGAACACAGATATAAGCCATGGTGGGATTTCATTTCAACAGGGGACCCTGTTTTCCTTTATGACAGTTACTAGCATTATTTCTGCACTTGCATTATTTTGA
- the LOC107862333 gene encoding PLASMODESMATA CALLOSE-BINDING PROTEIN 3 isoform X2 gives MSAFVFALLLLAMAGHSNAAWCACKGLSDSVLQKTLDYACGAGADCNPIHQNGPCFNPNSVRAHCNFAVNSYFQKKGQAAGSCDFSGTATVTATDPSPAGCVYPATASSTTPTTTGPTTGTANTGGSPYVTNPNSGVLGGVNNGLGPSGAGMNTDISHGGISFQQGTLFSFMTVTSIISALALF, from the exons ATGTCTGCTTTTGTATTTGCACTCCTCCTTTTGGCCATGGCCGGCCACTCAA ATGCTGCATGGTGCGCTTGCAAAGGATTGAGTGATTCAGTGTTGCAAAAGACACTGGACTATGCTTGTGGAGCCGGGGCGGATTGCAACCCGATCCATCAAAACGGACCTTGTTTTAACCCGAATAGCGTAAGAGCTCACTGCAATTTTGCTGTAAACAGCTATTTCCAGAAGAAGGGCCAAGCTGCCGGGTCATGTGATTTTTCTGGCACCGCCACTGTTACCGCAACTGACCCCA GCCCAGCTGGCTGTGTTTATCCTGCTACTGCAAG TAGCACCACTCCGACGACCACCGGCCCCACCACGGGCACAGCCAACACCGGCGGATCTCCTTACGTTACAAATCCAAACTCAGGCGTATTAGGAGGTGTCAACAACGGTTTAGGCCCGTCGGGTGCTGGCATGAACACAGATATAAGCCATGGTGGGATTTCATTTCAACAGGGGACCCTGTTTTCCTTTATGACAGTTACTAGCATTATTTCTGCACTTGCATTATTTTGA
- the LOC107862333 gene encoding PLASMODESMATA CALLOSE-BINDING PROTEIN 3 isoform X1, giving the protein MSAFVFALLLLAMAGHSNAAWCACKGLSDSVLQKTLDYACGAGADCNPIHQNGPCFNPNSVRAHCNFAVNSYFQKKGQAAGSCDFSGTATVTATDPSKQAKISQVISPYTLPSWLCLSCYCKHHSDDHRPHHGHSQHRRISLRYKSKLRRIRRCQQRFRPVGCWHEHRYKPWWDFISTGDPVFLYDSY; this is encoded by the exons ATGTCTGCTTTTGTATTTGCACTCCTCCTTTTGGCCATGGCCGGCCACTCAA ATGCTGCATGGTGCGCTTGCAAAGGATTGAGTGATTCAGTGTTGCAAAAGACACTGGACTATGCTTGTGGAGCCGGGGCGGATTGCAACCCGATCCATCAAAACGGACCTTGTTTTAACCCGAATAGCGTAAGAGCTCACTGCAATTTTGCTGTAAACAGCTATTTCCAGAAGAAGGGCCAAGCTGCCGGGTCATGTGATTTTTCTGGCACCGCCACTGTTACCGCAACTGACCCCAGTAAGCAAGCAAAAATCAGTCAAGTTATTTCACCATACACTCT GCCCAGCTGGCTGTGTTTATCCTGCTACTGCAAG CACCACTCCGACGACCACCGGCCCCACCACGGGCACAGCCAACACCGGCGGATCTCCTTACGTTACAAATCCAAACTCAGGCGTATTAGGAGGTGTCAACAACGGTTTAGGCCCGTCGGGTGCTGGCATGAACACAGATATAAGCCATGGTGGGATTTCATTTCAACAGGGGACCCTGTTTTCCTTTATGACAGTTACTAG